A window of Phaseolus vulgaris cultivar G19833 chromosome 4, P. vulgaris v2.0, whole genome shotgun sequence genomic DNA:
CACCAAGAAAAGCTAAGTAAACTATATATGACCTACTATGTTCTGATATGctttataaagaaataaaaaaatcaataaacctaatttttttaaatataaaatgctTAATATTGTCACATTCAACTTAGCAAGAGAATTAATTAGAAGCTGAACAGTTTTGTGTTGGTTTGTTATTATTTTGACCATTATATGTTAATGTTGTCAGTGGCATCCATCACGCCCTGGTTTCTTCTACTTTAGCTTCAATGATGGGTCTCTCAGAGCATGCCAAGCTTCTCAGAAGCTAGCCATTGAGGTGACCTCAGCAATAATAGCAGCCACACCTCAAGCTTCAGCAATGCCTCCACAACTTTCACCTCCAATTTCTGCTGAAGTGTCACCATCTCCTTTCTTTCCATGGCATTTTAATACTCTACAAGGTTCACCCGGTCCTTCACCTTCATCAAGTGGCAGCGTGCCCTTCATCAGCAGTAACCCTGCAGTGCCTCTTCCCACTGATGAAGTCGACTCTGCTACTTTCCACCCTCTTCCCACCTCTTGTGGCCATGAAGGACAGGTGCTTCTCTCTCACATTTTCCTACACACTCTTTTCATATCACCTATCAAATTCATGTGTCCATCTAAACAATACATGAACAAAATATAGAATTATATCTGTTAGTAGAAGTTACCTATAGATTCTATCCAACATGGTTTTCAGAAATGATAATCTGCAACTATACCATGGTCACAACATTAAgtattaaagtttttaaaattttaatttactatAACCAATTTTTATACACCAAAtacaacaaagaagaagaacGGTTACTTTTAGAGTAGAAAGATTTTTCGAGTATTTAAGATCTCACTTGCAGTCAGACATTGAAAAACATGATAAAACTGCAACTACTATTACAATTTGAGACTTCGTTTTCAAATAAGAACAAAAGTGTCTTGTGGGTTTGGGAAAATTTGtggtaaaacaaaaaaaaaaagtgtaataaatatatatatatatatttatatatatatatatatatatatatatataaggatTTATTGTCTCACTCTATGTGTAATAGATTGATTATCTGATAATACTTCTGCATTTGTCAATGTACAGATCTCTAACATGACCGTAGAAGCTGGACTATATTATAGAATACAAATGTTGGTTTTCTGTTTATGTTAGTGTACTTGCTCATTACTTTATgatcaaggaaacacatgataaATGTGTTAATTATTCATCATATTTTGGTAGGTTACACTGATTTGGGTCTATTCTATTATTGGTGGTTGCAGGTGATGATTGGATCATTTGGACTTGTAATAGCTGTGCACACCATTACTTCACTGCTGCTTAGTGAGATAGAGAGAGTGTGAATAGGGTGGCACCAGGGACTCTGATTGAGTCTAAAGTAGCTCTAAAAACTTATTATACCATGTATTAAGATGCCCTTACATTATCTTTCAATTCGCTTTTGCCACTTTTTTTGTTCTTGGATTTGGAGCACAATTGATTACATTGCTTTGACATATGCCTCAAAATCCCCTCACCACTCACTTTCCATGTTCATGGTACATTTTGGGTCCCCAACAACACCAATTAATTCATAGTGTGTCCATCCAGCTTAGCCTAGTTGACCATTGCATGCTGGTGGGGCGAGCTATGAAGTGTGCTGTGTTTCtctttcaccacttgatcactgaCAGAAATAAATTGCTGGTCTAATAAAGCTACCAATCCAAAGTTCTCCCCAAAATTAGTCTTAGAAGTTTCCTTCAGATTCAATTCAAAGTAGATTCTTTATGATCTATGTTTTCTTACAAACTAAGAGTTTCTTCTTTTCTCATAATTGAAtacaaaatgaaacaaaataggAATATATAagtat
This region includes:
- the LOC137837441 gene encoding uncharacterized protein isoform X2, coding for MKMSFSIFFFTLLPLLFHSSRCTTITVDGSSEWNNPTVHIGDSIIFNHKQHYDIYIFKNQNAFHLCNFSQAILLTNPNTASYTWHPSRPGFFYFSFNDGSLRACQASQKLAIEVTSAIIAATPQASAMPPQLSPPISAEVSPSPFFPWHFNTLQGSPGPSPSSSGSVPFISSNPAVPLPTDEVDSATFHPLPTSCGHEGQISNMTVEAGLYYRIQM
- the LOC137837441 gene encoding uncharacterized protein isoform X1, coding for MKMSFSIFFFTLLPLLFHSSRCTTITVDGSSEWNNPTVHIGDSIIFNHKQHYDIYIFKNQNAFHLCNFSQAILLTNPNTASYTWHPSRPGFFYFSFNDGSLRACQASQKLAIEVTSAIIAATPQASAMPPQLSPPISAEVSPSPFFPWHFNTLQGSPGPSPSSSGSVPFISSNPAVPLPTDEVDSATFHPLPTSCGHEGQVMIGSFGLVIAVHTITSLLLSEIERV